In Pedobacter heparinus DSM 2366, the following are encoded in one genomic region:
- a CDS encoding START-like domain-containing protein, whose amino-acid sequence MSEKKKFTLEYELRSSPRILFSFISEPNGLSQWFADDVIFRDQVYTFTWDDEIQKAKLLSIKENKLVKFKWVDDEPHCYFEMEIVQDELTNDVALAITDFATDDTLAERTQIWDNQINYLHSVLGA is encoded by the coding sequence ATGTCAGAAAAGAAAAAATTTACCTTAGAATATGAATTGAGATCGTCTCCACGTATTTTATTTAGCTTTATCAGTGAGCCCAATGGCTTATCGCAATGGTTTGCCGACGATGTAATTTTCCGTGATCAGGTATATACATTTACATGGGATGATGAAATACAAAAAGCAAAGTTGTTAAGCATAAAAGAAAATAAGCTGGTTAAATTTAAATGGGTTGATGATGAACCGCATTGTTATTTTGAAATGGAAATTGTTCAGGACGAACTGACCAATGATGTGGCACTGGCCATCACCGATTTTGCTACCGATGATACGCTTGCCGAACGTACACAAATCTGGGATAACCAGATCAACTATCTCCATAGTGTATTAGGTGCTTAA
- a CDS encoding aldo/keto reductase, with product MIGDRRVDIGLGCVTFGREIDRLSAFSMMDYALGRGIKLFDTAAAYHHGASESIIGSWLASRQPDQSQVRVATKVSPPYSAQSILKSIDESLNRLEKDTLDIFYLHSWDGSVKNLEVLRTLDQCVKQGKANALGASNFTADQLEEVIQLQQLNGLMSFKYIQNNHNLAVSDLTKKLMDVCNVNQIDIVTYSPLGAGFLTGKYTNSMPDDSRFRVVPGHQKIYFTDQALKKCECLRKVSLLTGYSMEHIAMSWALHQSGVKYALVGGRSWEQVEKAFIAQGFYDKDIFQALDT from the coding sequence ATGATTGGGGATAGAAGAGTTGATATTGGATTAGGCTGTGTAACTTTTGGGCGAGAAATCGATCGGCTGAGTGCTTTTAGTATGATGGATTATGCGCTGGGTAGAGGCATTAAACTTTTTGATACCGCTGCAGCTTATCATCATGGGGCATCTGAATCTATTATAGGCAGCTGGCTGGCTTCGCGGCAGCCAGACCAAAGCCAGGTGCGGGTGGCTACAAAAGTTTCACCACCTTACTCTGCTCAAAGTATTCTCAAGTCAATAGACGAAAGCCTTAATCGTTTAGAAAAGGATACCCTGGACATATTTTACCTCCACTCCTGGGATGGCTCTGTTAAAAATTTGGAGGTGTTAAGGACGCTTGATCAATGTGTAAAACAAGGGAAAGCAAATGCGCTTGGTGCCAGTAATTTTACTGCAGACCAGCTGGAAGAAGTGATTCAATTGCAGCAATTAAATGGCCTGATGTCATTTAAATATATTCAGAATAATCATAATCTTGCTGTTAGCGATTTAACTAAAAAGTTAATGGATGTTTGTAATGTAAATCAAATAGATATTGTTACATACAGTCCACTTGGTGCTGGTTTTCTTACTGGAAAATATACAAACAGCATGCCGGATGACTCTCGTTTCAGGGTAGTCCCCGGACATCAGAAAATATATTTTACTGATCAGGCATTAAAAAAATGTGAATGCCTTAGAAAAGTTTCTCTTCTTACTGGTTATAGTATGGAGCATATCGCTATGTCATGGGCTTTACATCAATCAGGAGTTAAATATGCTCTGGTAGGAGGACGATCGTGGGAACAAGTTGAAAAGGCTTTTATTGCACAAGGGTTTTATGACAAAGATATTTTTCAGGCATTAGACACTTGA
- a CDS encoding aspartate aminotransferase family protein gives MENKKYIESGALLARAKKVLAGGVSSEFRKYNHPHALFYTHGRGAKVYDADGNEYLDFTLSQGPLILGHSHPEVLHAINDYSELGQLFAGQHIRELELAEKIQELIPSAELMRFCLDGSEAVQTAFRVARAKTGKQKFLRFEGHYHGWLDNVSWGISAGPDGFLGSRENPEVYPWSEGLPARAREEFLIIPWNDPELLIATVEQHHHELAAIITEPVMCNNGCIVADNGFLQCMRDLCDRFGIALIFDEVITGFRLSLGGAQRYFNISPDLSIFAKAMGSGYPISVVAGKNEWMRLIADSRVIHAGTMNSGNASIAAALATIQVLEREDPYENMFLLGERLMEGLCKAAKDTGKQLLVQGPGPMFSIAFTQLDQIKDYRDTLQSDRLKLGKFISGMHNEGVRIIGRGLWYISAAHREEDIEFALHKAQKVLKEMH, from the coding sequence ATGGAAAATAAGAAATATATCGAATCTGGCGCTTTATTAGCGAGGGCAAAAAAGGTATTGGCCGGAGGTGTTTCCTCAGAGTTCAGAAAGTATAATCATCCACATGCACTGTTCTATACCCATGGAAGGGGAGCTAAGGTTTATGATGCGGATGGGAACGAGTATCTTGATTTTACTTTAAGCCAGGGGCCACTCATTCTGGGACATTCCCATCCGGAAGTACTGCACGCGATAAATGATTATTCGGAGCTAGGGCAGCTTTTTGCAGGGCAACACATTCGCGAGCTGGAATTGGCTGAAAAAATCCAGGAGCTCATTCCTTCCGCTGAGCTGATGAGGTTTTGTTTAGATGGTTCTGAAGCTGTTCAAACGGCATTTCGCGTGGCCAGAGCTAAAACAGGTAAACAAAAGTTTCTGCGTTTTGAGGGACATTATCATGGTTGGCTGGACAATGTAAGTTGGGGCATATCTGCCGGTCCTGATGGATTTTTAGGCAGCAGGGAAAATCCAGAGGTATATCCCTGGTCTGAAGGCCTGCCAGCCCGTGCCCGGGAAGAATTTTTGATCATCCCCTGGAACGATCCTGAGTTATTGATCGCAACTGTTGAGCAACATCACCATGAACTGGCTGCAATTATTACCGAGCCGGTGATGTGTAATAATGGCTGTATCGTTGCAGATAATGGGTTTTTACAGTGTATGCGGGATCTTTGCGACAGATTTGGGATAGCGCTTATTTTTGATGAGGTGATCACTGGCTTTCGACTATCGCTAGGTGGTGCACAGCGTTATTTTAATATCAGTCCGGACCTGTCTATTTTTGCGAAAGCAATGGGGAGCGGTTATCCAATTAGTGTGGTGGCTGGAAAAAATGAATGGATGCGTTTAATTGCCGATTCACGCGTAATTCATGCTGGTACCATGAATTCGGGAAATGCCTCTATAGCAGCGGCATTGGCTACAATTCAGGTGCTGGAACGCGAAGATCCATATGAAAATATGTTTTTGCTGGGTGAGAGGTTAATGGAAGGCTTGTGTAAAGCGGCGAAAGATACAGGTAAGCAATTACTTGTCCAGGGACCTGGGCCTATGTTTAGCATTGCTTTTACGCAGTTGGATCAGATAAAGGATTATCGGGATACACTTCAATCTGATCGCTTAAAATTAGGAAAATTCATTTCTGGTATGCACAATGAGGGGGTAAGGATTATTGGTCGTGGGTTATGGTATATCAGTGCAGCACATCGGGAGGAGGATATAGAATTTGCATTGCATAAAGCTCAAAAAGTACTTAAGGAAATGCATTAA
- a CDS encoding spinster family MFS transporter encodes MNIATEITGKESKLPSRAWLVVALLCIVGCLNYLDRTVITTMRSSIIEDLPMTDAQFGLLTSVFLWVYGFASPVAGYLADRFNRSLVIMLSLFVWSAVTWLTSHATTFDQLLATRALMGISEACYIPAALALITDYHRGPTRSLATGFHMAGIMIGQSLGFLGGWIAEKYAWTTAFTILGGAGIVYTFVLLFILRDVPKSSEVMSKPLAAINTNVSFFQGIKALFTGKAFNILLAYWSLLGVVSWSVMGWLPTYYKEHFDLSQALAGLYATGYLYPASLVGVLLGGYLADKWARVNPRARIYVPLIGLCISAPCIFFASSTTVLSLAILFFVFYALTRAFCDTNMMPILCMVVDDRYRATGYGIFNMFSCIVGGIGLFAGGALRDSNVNLSSVYQFAALTMLICAALLFMARPKQINSGENQ; translated from the coding sequence ATGAATATAGCAACAGAAATAACAGGTAAGGAATCTAAATTGCCGTCAAGGGCATGGCTGGTTGTAGCGTTGTTATGCATAGTGGGATGTTTAAACTATCTGGATCGTACTGTTATTACGACCATGCGCTCGTCCATTATAGAAGACCTTCCCATGACTGATGCTCAGTTTGGGCTGTTAACATCCGTGTTTTTATGGGTATATGGTTTTGCAAGTCCGGTGGCGGGCTACCTGGCGGACAGGTTTAACAGGAGCCTGGTAATTATGCTGAGTTTGTTTGTGTGGTCGGCAGTAACCTGGCTCACTTCGCATGCCACAACTTTTGATCAGTTGCTGGCAACTAGAGCATTAATGGGAATCAGTGAAGCCTGTTATATTCCTGCTGCCCTGGCTTTAATTACGGATTACCACCGAGGGCCAACCAGGTCGCTGGCAACGGGTTTTCATATGGCAGGTATTATGATTGGCCAGAGTCTGGGGTTTTTGGGTGGCTGGATTGCTGAAAAGTATGCCTGGACCACTGCATTTACTATTTTAGGGGGTGCCGGAATCGTATATACGTTTGTTCTATTGTTCATCTTAAGAGATGTGCCAAAGAGCAGCGAGGTAATGTCAAAGCCGCTGGCAGCGATAAATACAAATGTTAGTTTCTTTCAGGGTATTAAGGCATTGTTTACAGGTAAAGCATTTAATATCCTGTTGGCTTACTGGAGTTTGCTTGGTGTGGTTAGCTGGAGTGTTATGGGCTGGCTTCCCACTTATTATAAGGAACATTTTGACCTGTCGCAGGCGCTTGCAGGTCTTTATGCCACTGGCTATCTGTATCCTGCTTCATTGGTGGGTGTATTGCTAGGTGGCTATCTGGCAGACAAATGGGCCAGAGTAAATCCCCGGGCACGAATTTATGTGCCGCTTATTGGTCTCTGTATATCCGCACCCTGTATTTTTTTTGCAAGCAGCACTACGGTATTGTCGCTCGCGATTTTATTCTTCGTGTTTTATGCGTTAACCAGGGCATTTTGCGACACCAATATGATGCCGATACTTTGTATGGTTGTGGACGATCGTTACCGCGCCACGGGTTACGGTATCTTTAATATGTTTAGCTGTATTGTTGGTGGAATAGGCTTATTTGCCGGAGGTGCCTTACGCGATTCGAATGTAAACCTGAGCAGTGTATATCAGTTTGCTGCCTTAACGATGCTGATATGCGCGGCTCTTTTGTTTATGGCGAGGCCAAAACAAATAAACTCAGGCGAAAATCAATAA
- a CDS encoding SDR family oxidoreductase has translation MKIFKLDGKVAIVTGGAGLYGKPISLALAEAGALVLVASRDLEKCDAYAMTLRLQGLKAEGMFLDMADEQSIRDFTKKIIERHGQIDILVNNAVSREGFKDLEEVSKTEWECSQQINSTGLMLITQAVVLEMKARGSGNIINIGSIQGVVGPNFGVYGDTGMTSPLNYTYDKWGMVGFTKWLANFYGKFNIRANCISPGGYGPGVAELIGQNEFVENYKKLTPLGRFAEDDDIKGPVIFLASEASAYITGHNLLVDGGWTSW, from the coding sequence ATGAAAATATTTAAGCTGGATGGCAAAGTGGCCATCGTAACAGGTGGTGCGGGATTGTATGGGAAGCCTATTTCATTAGCACTGGCTGAAGCTGGCGCGTTGGTCCTTGTGGCTTCTCGCGATCTGGAAAAATGCGATGCCTATGCAATGACGCTTAGGCTACAAGGCTTAAAAGCGGAGGGAATGTTCCTGGATATGGCGGACGAACAAAGCATTCGGGATTTTACAAAAAAGATCATCGAAAGGCATGGACAAATAGATATACTGGTAAACAATGCGGTATCCAGGGAGGGGTTTAAAGATTTAGAGGAGGTGAGCAAAACAGAATGGGAATGTTCGCAGCAAATCAACTCCACGGGACTAATGCTAATAACCCAAGCGGTGGTTTTGGAAATGAAAGCGCGGGGCTCTGGTAACATTATCAACATTGGCTCTATACAGGGAGTTGTGGGGCCAAACTTTGGAGTTTATGGCGATACAGGGATGACAAGTCCTTTAAACTACACCTATGATAAATGGGGAATGGTTGGTTTTACTAAATGGCTTGCAAATTTTTATGGCAAGTTTAATATCAGAGCCAATTGCATCAGTCCGGGGGGGTATGGCCCTGGGGTGGCGGAACTTATTGGACAAAACGAATTTGTAGAGAACTATAAGAAGCTGACCCCACTGGGGAGGTTTGCGGAAGATGATGACATCAAAGGCCCTGTCATTTTTCTGGCTTCAGAAGCCTCGGCGTATATAACAGGGCATAATTTGCTGGTAGACGGTGGTTGGACAAGTTGGTAG
- a CDS encoding aldo/keto reductase yields MEYQELRGYKFSKLALGTVALGLDYGISNNKGKPGKSDSSDILATALSLGINTIDTARDYGDAELLIGDFLKRTANTAQVNLVTKFRIGKENLLNPDKVRAQVYDSVKSSLHFLGLERIPVCLLHKTMDEPMGQVMRVLPEIFESLKEDGLIDLAGISVNHPDEAEEFLQHPVMDAIQVPVNVFDQRIVVNGLLARMQLKKKIVFARSVFLQGLFFVPKENLKGKLAAAGPYIDKLKELALQADRSVAELAFSYVNGLEGITSIVFGAVSAKQVEENVELLRAMPIPDEVKKSINELFTDVPEVMITPGLWSN; encoded by the coding sequence ATGGAATATCAGGAATTAAGAGGTTATAAATTTTCGAAACTGGCTTTGGGGACGGTAGCGTTAGGCCTGGATTATGGCATATCTAACAATAAAGGTAAGCCCGGAAAATCTGATAGTTCAGATATACTTGCTACAGCTTTAAGCTTAGGGATTAATACTATAGATACAGCAAGGGATTATGGTGATGCAGAGCTGTTGATCGGTGATTTTTTAAAGCGTACAGCAAATACAGCTCAGGTGAACCTGGTTACAAAATTTAGAATTGGTAAAGAGAATTTGTTAAATCCGGATAAGGTAAGGGCTCAGGTATACGACAGTGTTAAGTCGTCATTACATTTCCTTGGGCTTGAGCGTATCCCGGTTTGCTTACTACATAAGACGATGGATGAGCCAATGGGCCAGGTAATGAGGGTATTGCCTGAAATTTTTGAAAGTTTGAAAGAGGATGGGCTTATTGACCTGGCAGGGATTTCGGTAAACCATCCGGATGAGGCGGAAGAATTCCTTCAGCACCCCGTGATGGACGCCATACAGGTGCCGGTAAATGTATTTGACCAGCGAATAGTTGTTAATGGACTGTTGGCACGTATGCAATTGAAAAAAAAGATTGTATTTGCACGTAGTGTATTTTTACAGGGATTGTTCTTTGTACCAAAAGAAAATTTAAAAGGCAAATTGGCTGCTGCGGGTCCCTATATAGATAAGCTTAAGGAACTTGCCTTGCAAGCGGATAGGAGTGTAGCAGAATTGGCTTTTTCTTATGTAAACGGACTGGAAGGGATTACCAGTATCGTATTTGGAGCAGTAAGTGCCAAACAGGTAGAGGAAAATGTTGAGCTTTTAAGGGCAATGCCTATTCCGGATGAGGTTAAAAAATCAATTAATGAATTATTTACGGATGTGCCAGAAGTGATGATTACACCAGGACTTTGGAGCAATTAA
- a CDS encoding SMP-30/gluconolactonase/LRE family protein, which translates to MERIKIADLPFYTEGPVVDRRGDFYCTTLNGGLVLKVDNRNKFVEWARCACPNGQFILPDGDHLICDSELSAVLRFNAAGTFLRNEIKGFCADERIFTPNDLVVDSEGNLYFTDSVRHTGKVFFIGIGGEQKVLIANLDYPNGLVLSHDERYLYVAESYRNRIIKIKLKIPGLEDGGYEVFADLPVHVSGDPQKNLPDGLALGKNGELLVAHYGMQAVQILSAKGLLESSIESGMPLTSNVCFLNDKSLLVTGGFGEPGPGGLFKILF; encoded by the coding sequence ATGGAGCGTATTAAAATTGCTGATTTACCTTTTTATACTGAGGGACCGGTTGTGGACAGACGTGGGGATTTTTATTGTACCACCCTTAACGGAGGATTGGTTTTGAAAGTGGATAACCGAAACAAATTTGTTGAATGGGCGAGATGTGCATGTCCGAATGGACAGTTTATTTTACCTGATGGTGATCATCTGATTTGTGACAGTGAGCTGAGCGCGGTGCTGAGGTTTAATGCAGCGGGAACTTTCTTAAGAAATGAAATTAAAGGTTTTTGCGCAGATGAACGTATTTTTACACCTAATGATCTGGTTGTAGATAGCGAAGGTAATTTATATTTTACTGATTCGGTAAGGCATACAGGTAAGGTCTTTTTTATTGGCATAGGGGGAGAACAAAAGGTCCTGATCGCTAATCTTGATTATCCCAATGGGTTGGTATTGTCGCATGATGAACGATACTTATATGTAGCAGAAAGCTACCGCAACAGAATTATAAAAATAAAACTGAAAATACCTGGTCTGGAAGATGGGGGGTATGAGGTTTTTGCGGATCTACCTGTACATGTTTCGGGAGATCCACAAAAAAACCTGCCAGACGGATTGGCTTTAGGGAAGAATGGCGAACTCCTGGTGGCGCATTACGGTATGCAGGCTGTTCAAATACTTTCGGCAAAAGGGCTTTTGGAGAGTTCCATCGAATCGGGGATGCCCTTAACCAGTAACGTTTGTTTTTTAAATGATAAAAGTCTGCTGGTAACCGGAGGATTTGGTGAACCTGGCCCCGGAGGGTTGTTTAAAATACTTTTTTAA
- a CDS encoding M81 family metallopeptidase, translated as MRLKVAVMGITHESNTFVKEPTTLRQFREGHWMKGEALLNEYRGAFHELGGMIEVLEQEGIEIVPVMYAEATPGGIVSTVTYEILLQELFTALDSALPVDGCLVVPHGAGVSESFRDMDGHWLSLVREKLGDGIPIIGTLDPHGNVSDQMIASTNALVAYKTNPHIDQRETGRLAAKLLVSTLKKKIRPLQHLIQLPMAISIEQQFTGKAPCKSLYALADVLSRQQGILSVSIMLGFPYADVEEMGSSIIVVTDDDEQLAIGTGKTLEAYMMVHKQEFFGLKQDIEDLLPRIEKSEKPVLLLDMGDNVGGGAPGNSAYLLKALEARGKIRSFICLCDPTAVQLATRHAVGDTFEMVTGDHEDLTMNYTSRVKLLYTGDGKFKETVPRHGGQVNFDMGKIALVVTSAGNTIMLTSLRVPPFSLKQLTSFNIMPEEFDVLVAKGVNAPIAAYATVCKTLLQVNTPGVTCADMTRFNYMNRRRPIFPFEEI; from the coding sequence ATGAGATTAAAAGTAGCCGTGATGGGGATTACCCACGAATCCAATACGTTTGTAAAAGAACCTACAACGCTTCGTCAGTTTAGAGAAGGACACTGGATGAAGGGCGAAGCTTTGCTGAATGAATACCGTGGTGCGTTTCATGAACTGGGTGGCATGATCGAAGTGCTGGAACAGGAAGGTATTGAGATTGTTCCGGTGATGTATGCGGAAGCAACACCAGGGGGTATAGTTTCGACGGTTACTTACGAGATTTTGTTGCAGGAGTTGTTTACAGCATTGGATAGTGCGCTTCCGGTGGATGGATGCCTGGTGGTTCCGCATGGAGCCGGGGTATCCGAATCATTTCGGGATATGGATGGGCATTGGTTAAGCCTTGTCCGGGAAAAGTTGGGCGATGGCATTCCCATTATTGGAACGCTTGATCCACATGGTAATGTGAGTGATCAGATGATTGCATCAACCAATGCATTGGTTGCATATAAGACCAATCCGCACATCGACCAGCGGGAAACTGGGCGTTTGGCCGCAAAATTATTGGTAAGTACGCTGAAGAAAAAAATAAGACCCCTTCAGCACTTAATTCAGCTACCGATGGCCATAAGTATAGAGCAGCAGTTTACGGGCAAAGCGCCATGTAAAAGTTTATATGCTTTGGCTGATGTGCTTAGCCGGCAGCAAGGTATTTTGTCGGTCAGTATCATGTTGGGCTTTCCTTATGCAGATGTGGAAGAAATGGGTTCTTCTATCATTGTGGTTACTGATGACGACGAACAGCTGGCCATAGGCACCGGTAAAACGCTCGAAGCTTATATGATGGTACATAAACAAGAATTTTTTGGGCTTAAACAAGATATAGAGGATTTATTGCCGAGGATTGAAAAGAGTGAAAAACCTGTTTTACTACTCGATATGGGAGATAATGTGGGAGGAGGAGCCCCAGGAAACAGCGCCTATTTGCTGAAAGCGTTGGAAGCTAGGGGTAAGATCAGATCATTTATATGTCTTTGTGATCCTACAGCAGTGCAGCTTGCAACCCGGCATGCTGTGGGAGATACTTTTGAGATGGTTACAGGAGATCATGAGGATTTAACAATGAACTATACCAGCCGGGTAAAATTACTTTATACTGGCGATGGAAAGTTTAAGGAAACTGTGCCCCGGCATGGGGGGCAGGTTAATTTTGATATGGGTAAAATTGCTCTCGTAGTTACATCCGCAGGAAATACAATAATGCTGACTTCCCTGCGTGTTCCTCCTTTTAGTTTGAAGCAATTGACCAGTTTTAACATAATGCCTGAGGAGTTTGATGTGCTTGTTGCTAAAGGGGTAAATGCGCCAATTGCCGCTTATGCTACAGTTTGCAAGACTTTGCTACAGGTTAATACACCGGGGGTTACCTGTGCAGATATGACCCGTTTTAATTATATGAACAGAAGGAGGCCTATATTTCCTTTTGAAGAGATTTGA
- a CDS encoding RidA family protein: protein MEKKVIRGTNVPQSFLPFSPGLKCGDFVFISGQASVDKAGNIVKDSFAAECRRSFENLRLILQAAGLGFEDVVQVRNYVGKEEYLAEFNAIYKEFFGEPYPARTTLIGCLGELLKFEVDVVAYDKK, encoded by the coding sequence ATGGAAAAAAAAGTGATCAGGGGGACTAACGTACCCCAAAGCTTCCTGCCTTTTTCGCCCGGTTTAAAGTGTGGTGATTTTGTGTTTATCTCAGGACAGGCTTCAGTAGATAAGGCTGGCAACATTGTTAAGGATTCCTTTGCTGCTGAATGCAGGAGGTCCTTTGAAAATCTGAGGCTCATTTTGCAGGCTGCGGGACTTGGATTTGAAGACGTTGTTCAGGTAAGGAACTATGTAGGTAAGGAAGAATACCTTGCAGAATTTAATGCCATTTATAAAGAATTTTTTGGCGAGCCTTATCCCGCAAGGACAACTTTAATTGGGTGTCTGGGTGAGTTGTTAAAGTTTGAAGTGGATGTGGTAGCCTACGATAAAAAGTAA
- a CDS encoding dihydrodipicolinate synthase family protein translates to MKNTMINHDNSIFGGVWPAMFSPVDADGKLVPGELEKLIEMLIAEGVDGLYLLGSTGQGFLFNEQQRKEIAALALEINNKRLPVMVQVGALSTDESVRLAKHAAQHGADGISSVGPIYYAASAAMGIAHYTKIAGATDLPFFPYQIGNAIMNDEMVKQLMQIPNIRGLKLTTANLLDISSIYHKSVGTWKLFSGADELLCQAAMCGTAGAIGTTYNLAGSTCKYVRQEFLNGNVTLGIAFMLYLQNLIEKIIPVIWPFFNRAMQLKYGITIGDPKAPLLAPALPWSDDEILAMVNGLDDFKNKVKPNL, encoded by the coding sequence ATGAAAAACACAATGATAAATCATGACAACAGTATTTTCGGAGGGGTATGGCCTGCGATGTTCAGTCCTGTAGATGCAGATGGGAAACTGGTTCCGGGGGAGCTTGAAAAGTTAATAGAAATGCTTATTGCAGAAGGGGTAGATGGACTTTATCTATTGGGCTCTACAGGCCAGGGCTTTCTTTTTAATGAGCAGCAAAGAAAAGAAATTGCGGCATTAGCGCTTGAAATCAACAATAAACGTCTACCTGTTATGGTTCAGGTAGGTGCATTGAGCACCGACGAATCGGTAAGGCTTGCAAAACATGCTGCTCAGCATGGAGCAGATGGCATTTCTTCGGTTGGCCCTATTTATTATGCTGCATCTGCTGCGATGGGTATTGCACATTACACAAAGATTGCGGGTGCTACTGATCTTCCCTTCTTTCCTTACCAGATTGGTAACGCCATTATGAATGACGAAATGGTTAAACAGCTGATGCAGATCCCGAATATCAGAGGTTTAAAGCTAACAACTGCCAATTTGCTGGATATCAGTTCTATTTACCATAAATCGGTTGGTACATGGAAACTCTTTAGTGGTGCGGACGAGTTGTTGTGCCAGGCGGCTATGTGCGGTACAGCTGGAGCAATCGGTACAACTTATAACCTGGCCGGAAGCACCTGTAAATATGTCAGGCAGGAGTTTTTAAATGGTAATGTTACTTTAGGGATAGCGTTTATGCTGTATTTGCAGAACCTGATTGAAAAGATAATTCCAGTGATATGGCCGTTTTTTAATAGGGCTATGCAACTTAAGTATGGCATTACCATCGGAGATCCAAAAGCACCATTGCTGGCCCCGGCATTACCATGGAGCGATGATGAAATATTGGCCATGGTAAATGGCCTGGATGATTTTAAAAATAAAGTTAAACCTAATTTATAA
- a CDS encoding pyridoxal-phosphate dependent enzyme: MWKYQPFLPLLSKANRISMGEGQTPLVKSRSIGPALGIPDLYFKLENLNPTGSYKDRFASAFVSMMKSRKQDLCIATSSGNTGAALAAYCAAANIRCIITVVDGAPDAKIKQMQVYGASMFMVKDFGKDPELSAEVFSLLNSFALSLDLPLPVSAYCYCPEGMQGVQTIAYEIFEQTANAVRHIFCPAGGGGLTLSLAKGVMEYGHRYQLSGLPRVHCVQPEGNDTMAGPLRNKENVAVQRARSTTAVSGLQVPNVLDGNEVITACRSLGGTGYAVTDTEVFNWHKKMAQQEGIFCEPAGAVALAGLALAVEKGEVADGEQVVCLVTGSGFKDMLTVEKQFSLPALEAIDKAAFAVWIEKMKKGKI; encoded by the coding sequence ATGTGGAAGTATCAACCTTTTTTACCGCTGTTAAGTAAGGCCAATCGTATCAGCATGGGCGAGGGGCAAACTCCTCTTGTTAAGTCCAGATCCATAGGCCCGGCGCTGGGCATACCAGACTTGTATTTTAAGTTGGAAAACCTTAATCCAACAGGTTCCTACAAGGACCGTTTTGCTTCCGCTTTTGTAAGTATGATGAAAAGTCGGAAACAGGATCTTTGTATAGCAACATCCAGTGGCAATACGGGTGCGGCGTTAGCGGCTTATTGTGCCGCGGCCAATATCAGATGCATAATAACCGTGGTTGACGGGGCTCCTGATGCGAAGATTAAGCAGATGCAGGTGTATGGAGCGTCTATGTTCATGGTAAAAGATTTTGGCAAGGATCCCGAACTAAGTGCTGAAGTTTTTTCTTTACTGAACAGCTTCGCACTTTCTTTAGATCTGCCCTTACCCGTAAGTGCATATTGCTATTGTCCGGAAGGAATGCAGGGGGTTCAAACCATAGCATATGAAATATTTGAACAAACCGCCAATGCTGTTCGGCATATTTTCTGTCCGGCAGGGGGAGGTGGGCTGACTTTGTCTTTGGCCAAAGGCGTAATGGAATATGGACATAGATATCAGCTTTCTGGTTTGCCCAGAGTGCATTGTGTCCAGCCCGAAGGTAACGATACGATGGCTGGTCCGCTGAGAAATAAAGAGAATGTTGCCGTTCAAAGAGCACGTTCTACCACAGCCGTCAGTGGCTTGCAGGTGCCAAATGTGTTAGACGGCAATGAGGTAATTACAGCTTGTCGTTCACTTGGCGGGACAGGATATGCTGTAACAGACACCGAGGTGTTTAACTGGCATAAAAAAATGGCCCAGCAGGAGGGTATATTTTGTGAGCCGGCAGGTGCTGTAGCACTTGCGGGGCTAGCACTTGCAGTTGAAAAAGGAGAAGTAGCGGATGGAGAACAAGTCGTTTGTCTGGTTACGGGCAGCGGTTTTAAAGATATGTTAACGGTAGAAAAACAATTTAGTCTACCTGCTTTGGAAGCAATTGATAAAGCAGCTTTTGCAGTTTGGATTGAAAAGATGAAAAAAGGAAAAATTTAA